The Streptomyces sp. P9-A4 genome contains a region encoding:
- a CDS encoding aspartate-semialdehyde dehydrogenase: MTPKPTLAVVGATGAVGSVMLQMLTHHADVWGEIRLLTSSRPAGLPQALDSHRAGGTPMVSVRGEECEILELDEEALDGVDVALFLVPEPVAARWAPVAALKGAVVVDTSAAFRANPDVPLVVPEVNAHAARVRPRGIVASPGCTTLALIVAVGALHAEFGLRELVVTAQQAASGAGEAGVETLRTQLGLVTGGGDLGTHPGDVRRAVGETTGPFPGPLALNVLPWSGTAGADGASSEEEQVRDETRRVLGLPELRVAVTCLRVPVVTGHSVSVHARFERPVPVGRAHEILATSPGVVLYDDPGAGDFPTPADVAGTDPAWVGRVRRSMDDERALDFFVCADNLRKGAALNALQIAESVVTYL; encoded by the coding sequence ATGACACCGAAGCCGACGCTCGCGGTCGTGGGAGCGACCGGGGCGGTCGGCTCGGTGATGCTCCAGATGCTCACGCACCACGCGGACGTCTGGGGCGAGATCCGCCTTCTCACCTCCTCGCGCCCGGCGGGTCTCCCTCAGGCTCTCGACTCCCATCGAGCAGGGGGGACCCCCATGGTCTCCGTGCGCGGGGAGGAGTGCGAGATCCTGGAGCTCGACGAAGAGGCCCTCGACGGCGTCGATGTCGCGCTCTTCCTGGTGCCCGAGCCGGTCGCCGCCCGCTGGGCCCCCGTCGCCGCGCTCAAGGGCGCCGTCGTCGTCGACACCTCCGCCGCCTTCCGCGCGAACCCCGACGTCCCCCTCGTCGTCCCCGAGGTCAACGCCCACGCGGCGCGCGTACGCCCCCGGGGCATCGTCGCCAGCCCCGGCTGCACCACCCTCGCGCTGATCGTCGCCGTGGGCGCCCTGCACGCCGAGTTCGGGCTCCGCGAACTCGTCGTCACCGCCCAGCAGGCCGCCAGCGGCGCCGGAGAGGCCGGCGTCGAGACGCTCCGCACCCAGCTCGGCCTGGTGACCGGCGGCGGCGACCTCGGCACCCACCCCGGAGACGTGCGCCGGGCCGTCGGCGAGACCACCGGGCCCTTCCCCGGGCCCCTCGCGCTCAACGTCCTGCCCTGGTCGGGCACGGCCGGCGCCGACGGGGCCTCCTCGGAGGAGGAGCAGGTACGGGACGAGACCCGCCGCGTCCTCGGCCTGCCCGAGCTGCGGGTCGCCGTCACCTGTCTGCGCGTGCCCGTCGTCACCGGGCACTCCGTCTCCGTCCACGCCCGCTTCGAGCGCCCCGTCCCGGTCGGCCGCGCGCACGAGATCCTGGCGACCTCACCCGGCGTCGTGCTCTACGACGACCCCGGCGCGGGCGACTTCCCCACCCCCGCCGACGTCGCCGGCACCGATCCCGCCTGGGTCGGCAGGGTGCGGCGGTCCATGGACGACGAGCGGGCGCTCGACTTCTTCGTCTGCGCCGACAACCTGCGCAAGGGCGCCGCCCTCAACGCCCTCCAGATCGCCGAATCGGTTGTCACATATTTGTAG
- a CDS encoding DUF5063 domain-containing protein → MSDPTLHAITQNPDDFSVQIADSIESFIVATTEVAKGDEPDSAVPFLLLEISQLLLAGGRLGAHEDIVPDERYETDTGPEPDMDDLRERFAVLLEPVDVFSEVFDPYEPRKAPVPARISDNLADIVADLRHGLAHYRAGRTSEALWWWQFSYFSNWGPTASATLRALQSLVAHVRLDQPLAALDGLDTDEDLTEDALAEEAGRVMAEEIGAPLGLGERR, encoded by the coding sequence ATGTCTGACCCCACGCTGCACGCGATCACCCAGAACCCCGACGACTTCTCGGTCCAGATCGCCGACTCCATCGAGAGCTTCATCGTCGCGACCACCGAGGTCGCCAAGGGCGACGAGCCGGACAGCGCGGTGCCCTTCCTCCTCCTGGAGATCTCGCAGCTGCTGCTGGCCGGCGGGCGGCTCGGCGCGCACGAGGACATCGTCCCGGACGAGCGCTACGAGACCGACACGGGCCCGGAGCCCGACATGGACGACCTGCGGGAGCGCTTCGCGGTCCTCCTCGAACCGGTCGACGTCTTCTCCGAGGTCTTCGACCCGTACGAGCCCCGCAAGGCCCCGGTCCCGGCCCGGATCTCCGACAACCTCGCCGACATCGTCGCCGACCTGCGGCACGGCCTGGCCCACTACCGGGCGGGCCGCACCAGCGAGGCCCTGTGGTGGTGGCAGTTCTCGTACTTCTCCAACTGGGGCCCCACCGCCTCGGCCACCCTCCGCGCCCTCCAGTCCCTCGTGGCCCACGTCCGCCTGGACCAGCCGCTGGCGGCCCTGGACGGCCTCGACACGGACGAGGACCTCACGGAGGACGCCCTCGCGGAGGAGGCGGGCCGGGTGATGGCCGAGGAGATCGGCGCCCCGCTGGGCCTGGGCGAACGCCGCTGA
- a CDS encoding YbaB/EbfC family nucleoid-associated protein produces MIPGGGQPNMQQLLQQAQKMQQDLARAQQELAATEVEGQAGGGLVKATVTGSGELRGLVIDPKAVDPEDTETLADLVVAAVQAANDNAQQLQQAKLGPLAQGMGGMPGLGF; encoded by the coding sequence GTGATTCCCGGTGGTGGTCAGCCCAACATGCAGCAGCTTCTCCAGCAGGCCCAGAAGATGCAGCAGGACCTCGCCCGCGCGCAGCAGGAACTGGCCGCGACCGAGGTCGAGGGACAGGCGGGCGGCGGCCTGGTCAAGGCGACCGTGACCGGCTCCGGCGAGCTGCGCGGCCTGGTCATCGACCCCAAGGCGGTCGACCCGGAGGACACCGAGACGCTGGCCGACCTGGTGGTGGCCGCGGTGCAGGCCGCCAACGACAACGCGCAGCAGCTCCAGCAGGCCAAGCTCGGTCCGCTGGCGCAGGGCATGGGCGGCATGCCGGGTCTGGGCTTCTGA
- a CDS encoding SigE family RNA polymerase sigma factor translates to MAEVLDIAIIAPLRGAGTALLPVRGTAGGPVRAGAGPARGAPADAVRGSAAGAVRRPRPLGGMPVIARMPTGSRASSVDGIPAPRTSSEGSTAAGTTVDHLTETYRAHYRSLLGLAALLLDDTASCEDVVQEAFIRVHSARKRVREPEKTLAYLRQTVVNLSRSALRRRILGLKLLSKPMPDMASAEEGAYDQLEREDLIKAMRGLQRRQREVLALRYFSDMTEVQVAEALGISLGSVKAYGSRGIAALRVAMGATT, encoded by the coding sequence GTGGCAGAGGTACTCGACATCGCGATCATCGCCCCGCTGCGCGGCGCGGGCACGGCGTTGCTCCCCGTGCGGGGCACCGCGGGGGGCCCTGTGCGCGCCGGCGCGGGGCCCGCGCGCGGCGCTCCCGCCGATGCCGTACGCGGCTCCGCGGCCGGTGCCGTCCGGCGCCCGCGCCCGCTGGGCGGGATGCCGGTGATCGCCCGCATGCCGACCGGATCCCGTGCGAGCTCCGTGGACGGCATCCCCGCGCCCCGGACGAGCTCCGAGGGCAGCACGGCCGCCGGAACCACCGTCGACCACCTGACCGAGACCTACCGCGCCCACTACCGCTCGCTGCTCGGCCTCGCCGCGCTGCTCCTCGACGACACCGCCTCCTGCGAGGACGTCGTCCAGGAGGCGTTCATCCGCGTCCACTCGGCCCGCAAGCGGGTCCGCGAGCCCGAGAAGACGCTCGCCTACCTGCGCCAGACCGTCGTGAACCTCTCCCGGTCCGCGCTGCGCCGCCGCATCCTCGGCCTCAAGCTCCTGTCCAAGCCGATGCCCGACATGGCGAGCGCGGAGGAGGGGGCGTACGACCAGCTGGAGCGCGAGGACCTGATCAAGGCCATGCGCGGCCTCCAGCGCCGCCAGCGCGAGGTGCTCGCCCTGCGGTACTTCTCCGACATGACCGAGGTGCAGGTCGCCGAGGCGCTCGGGATATCCCTGGGCTCGGTGAAGGCGTACGGTTCGCGGGGCATCGCGGCGCTGCGCGTCGCGATGGGAGCGACGACATGA
- the recR gene encoding recombination mediator RecR has translation MYEGVVQDLIDELGRLPGVGPKSAQRIAFHILQAEPTDVRRLAHALLEVKEKVRFCAVCGNVAQQEQCNICRDPRRDLTVICVVEEPKDVVAIERTREFRGRYHVLGGAISPIDGVGPDDLRIRELLARLADGAVTELILATDPNLEGEATATYLARMIKPMGLRVTRLASGLPVGGDLEYADEVTLGRAFEGRRLLDV, from the coding sequence TTGTACGAAGGCGTGGTTCAGGACCTCATCGACGAACTGGGCAGGCTGCCCGGCGTCGGTCCCAAGAGCGCGCAGCGGATCGCCTTCCACATCCTCCAGGCCGAGCCCACCGACGTCCGTCGGCTCGCGCACGCGCTTCTGGAGGTGAAGGAGAAGGTCAGGTTCTGCGCGGTCTGCGGGAACGTGGCACAGCAGGAGCAGTGCAACATCTGCCGCGACCCGCGCCGCGACCTGACCGTCATCTGTGTGGTCGAGGAGCCGAAGGACGTCGTCGCGATCGAGCGGACCCGCGAGTTCCGGGGGCGGTACCACGTCCTCGGCGGCGCGATCAGCCCGATCGACGGTGTCGGCCCGGACGACCTGCGCATCCGGGAGCTGCTCGCGCGGCTCGCCGACGGCGCGGTCACCGAGCTGATCCTCGCGACCGACCCGAACCTGGAGGGCGAGGCCACCGCGACGTACCTGGCGCGGATGATCAAGCCCATGGGGCTCAGGGTCACCCGCCTCGCGAGCGGGCTCCCGGTCGGCGGCGACCTGGAGTACGCCGACGAGGTGACCCTCGGCCGTGCCTTCGAGGGGCGGAGGCTGCTAGATGTATGA
- a CDS encoding aspartate kinase, with protein MGLVVQKYGGSSVADAEGIKRVAKRIVDAKKNGHQVVVVVSAMGDTTDELIDLAEQVSPIPAGREFDMLLTAGERISMALLAMAIKNLGHEAQSFTGSQAGVITDSVHNKARIIDVTPGRIRTALDEGNIAIVAGFQGVSQDKKDITTLGRGGSDTTAVALAAALDAEVCEIYTDVDGVFTADPRVVKKAKKIDWISFEDMLELAASGSKVLLHRCVEYARRYNIPIHVRSSFSGLQGTWVSNEPQGAQKVEQAIISGVAHDTSEAKITVVGVPDKPGEAAAIFRAVADAEINIDMIVQNVSAASTGLTDISFTLPKAEGRKAIDALEKAKGAIGFDSLRYDDQIGKISLVGAGMKTNPGVTADFFRALSDAGVNIELISTSEIRISVVTRADDVNEAVRAVHTAFGLDSDSDEAVVYGGSGR; from the coding sequence GTGGGCCTTGTCGTGCAGAAGTACGGAGGCTCCTCCGTTGCCGATGCCGAAGGCATCAAGCGCGTCGCCAAGCGGATCGTGGACGCCAAGAAGAACGGCCACCAGGTGGTCGTCGTGGTTTCCGCGATGGGCGACACGACGGACGAGTTGATCGATCTCGCCGAGCAGGTATCCCCGATCCCTGCCGGGCGTGAGTTCGACATGCTGCTGACCGCCGGAGAGCGGATCTCCATGGCCCTGCTGGCCATGGCGATCAAAAACCTGGGCCACGAGGCCCAGTCGTTCACGGGCAGCCAGGCCGGTGTCATCACCGACTCGGTCCACAACAAAGCGCGCATCATCGATGTCACGCCGGGCCGTATCCGCACCGCCCTCGACGAGGGCAACATCGCCATCGTCGCCGGCTTCCAGGGCGTCAGCCAGGACAAGAAGGACATCACCACGCTCGGCCGTGGCGGTTCCGACACCACGGCCGTGGCGCTCGCCGCCGCGCTCGACGCCGAGGTCTGCGAGATCTACACCGACGTCGACGGTGTGTTCACGGCCGACCCGCGCGTGGTGAAGAAGGCGAAGAAGATCGACTGGATCTCCTTCGAGGACATGCTGGAGCTCGCCGCGTCCGGCTCCAAGGTGCTGCTGCACCGCTGCGTCGAGTACGCGCGCCGCTACAACATCCCGATCCACGTCCGCTCCTCGTTCTCGGGGCTGCAGGGCACATGGGTCAGCAACGAACCGCAGGGAGCTCAGAAGGTGGAGCAGGCCATCATCTCGGGTGTCGCCCACGACACCTCCGAGGCGAAGATCACCGTCGTCGGCGTGCCGGACAAGCCGGGCGAGGCCGCGGCCATCTTCCGGGCCGTCGCGGACGCCGAGATCAACATCGACATGATCGTGCAGAACGTGTCCGCGGCCTCCACCGGCCTCACGGACATCTCCTTCACCCTCCCCAAGGCCGAGGGCCGCAAGGCCATCGACGCCCTGGAGAAGGCCAAGGGCGCGATCGGCTTCGACTCCCTGCGCTACGACGATCAGATCGGCAAGATCTCCCTGGTCGGCGCGGGGATGAAGACCAACCCGGGCGTCACCGCGGACTTCTTCCGCGCGCTCTCCGACGCGGGCGTGAACATCGAGCTCATCTCGACCTCCGAGATCCGCATCTCGGTCGTCACCCGCGCCGACGACGTCAATGAGGCCGTGCGCGCCGTCCACACCGCCTTCGGTCTGGACAGCGACTCGGACGAAGCCGTCGTCTACGGAGGCTCCGGCCGATGA